In one Choloepus didactylus isolate mChoDid1 chromosome 1, mChoDid1.pri, whole genome shotgun sequence genomic region, the following are encoded:
- the LOC119544387 gene encoding keratin-associated protein 21-1-like encodes MCCNYYGNSCGYSCGLGCGCGCGYGPYYGCGFGGGYGSGCGYSCGYGSRYGCGLGCGSGCGYGSGCGYRCCGYWPYCYRRCYSSCC; translated from the coding sequence ATGTGTTGTAACTACTACGGCAACTCCTGTGGCTACAGCTGTGGCCTGGGCTGTGGCTGTGGTTGTGGTTATGGCCCCTATTATGGCTGTGGCTTTGGCGGTGGATATGGTTCTGGATGTGGCTATAGCTGTGGATACGGCTCTCGCTATGGCTGTggcctgggctgtggctctggctgtGGCTACGGCTCTGGCTGTGGTTACAGATGCTGTGGCTACTGGCCCTATTGCTACAGAAGATGTTATTCTTCTTGCTGCTAG
- the LOC119544446 gene encoding keratin-associated protein 6-2-like, with translation MCCNYYGNSCGYGCGSGCGYGCGSGCGYGPYYGYGSGCGYGCGYGSRYGCGLGCGYGCGYGSGCGYGCGYGSHYGCGLGCGYGCGYGSGCGYGCGNSCGYGCGYGCGYGCGYGPYYGCGYGCGSGCGYGCCGYWPYCYRRCYSSCC, from the exons ATGTGTTGTAACTACTACGGCAACTCCTGTGGCTACGGCTGCGGCTCTGGCTGTGGCTACGGCTGTGGCTCTGGCTGTGGTTATGGCCCCTATTATGGCTATGGCTCtggctgtggctatggctgtggATACGGCTCTCGCTATGGCTGTGGCCTGggctgtggctatggctgtggctatggctctggctgtggctatggctgtggATACGGCTCTCACTATGGCTGTGGACTGggctgtggctatggctgtggctaCGGCTCTGGCTGTGGCTACGGGTG CGGCAACTCCTGTGGCTACGGCTGTGGATACGGCTGCGGctatggctgtggctatggcCCCTATtatggctgtggctatggctgtggctCTGGCTGTGGCTACGGATGCTGTGGCTACTGGCCCTATTGCTACAGAAGATGTTATTCTTCCTGCTGCTAG
- the LOC119544532 gene encoding keratin-associated protein 6-2-like: MGCNYYGNSCGYGCGYGCGYGPYYGYGSGCGYGCGYGSRCGYGCGYGSRYGCGLGCGYGSGCGYGCGYGSHYGCGLGCGYGCGYGSGCGYGCCGYQPYCYRRCYSSCC; this comes from the coding sequence ATGGGTTGTAACTACTACGGCAACTCCTGTGGCTACggctgtggctatggctgtggctatggcCCCTATTATGGCTATGGCTCtggctgtggctatggctgtggctaCGGTTCTCgctgtggctatggctgtggATACGGCTCTCGCTATGGCTGTGGCCTGGGCTGTGGCTATGGCTCtggctgtggctatggctgtggATACGGCTCTCACTATGGCTGTGGCCTGggctgtggctatggctgtggctaCGGCTCTGGCTGTGGCTACGGATGCTGTGGCTACCAGCCCTATTGCTACAGAAGATGTTATTCTTCCTGCTGCTAG
- the LOC119544614 gene encoding keratin-associated protein 6-2-like, with amino-acid sequence MGCNYYGNSCGYGCGYGCGYGPYYGYGSGCGCGCGCGYGSGCGYGSRYGCGLGCGYGCGYGSGCGYGCCGYHNSCGYGCGYGCGYDSGCGYGSGYGCCGYRPYCYRRCYSSCC; translated from the exons ATGGGTTGTAACTACTACGGCAACTCCTGTGGCTACGGCTGCGGCTATGGCTGTGGCTATGGTCCCTATTATGGCTATGGCTCTGGAtgtggctgtggctgtggctgtggctACGGTTCTGGCTGTGGCTATGGCTCTCGCTATGGCTGTGGCCTGggctgtggctatggctgtggctaCGGCTCTGGCTGTGGCTACGGATGCTGTGGCTACCA CAACTCctgtggctatggctgtggctatggctgtggATATGATTCTGGCTGTGGCTATGGCTCTGGCTACGGGTGCTGTGGATATCGGCCATATTGCTACAGAAGATGTTATTCTTCTTGCTGCTAA